The window tagataaatatgtTTTGTACTATATTATCAGATGAGATTAAATAAGCAATAATGACTTTgaattttagttaaattaattttttaatatcaattttctcacaatcaataatattaaaatttgagtttttcttaaaattgaaaCCAAATGAATTGAACCttgcaaaaaattatattatatttccaTAGATGATTAATTAGAAAAACTATGATGAATTATAAGCTTAATTAGTTAACTGAATCTATCTATTTTTTCCTAGTTAACAGAAAAtacgataaaataaaaataaaacaattattttatcaataaataagaGGGAAATATAAATAGGAAAAGTGTTTTCCCTTCTTCTActtgatattgatattgatagcATTTTGATAGTTACAACGTTAAATCCAAAACCTTAATTAGAAACTTAGAATCTTAGATCATTTAACTAATAGACTTTAAGAAGAGAGCGGATGCTGTCCCAAAAATAAAGCTTTGTGGGAAGCTGCTTCGATTGAGCGAAGAAACATCGAGATTCGAGAATATATAGGTGCAACTCATGCTGCTAACAACAATACCCTATAAGTAAGGATAGTTTTggaattaaagaaaaagcaaaTGATGTATTGAAAAACACTAGGTGCAAGAAGAAAATTCCCTCCTTGCTTCTCTATTTTTAACATAAGGAATCCAGATGATTTATTTAGTACTGCAGTGTTGCTGATGTCACCAAAAGATCGACATGGAAACGTGACCTACACCCCAATTATTGGAGCAGGGGGAACCTAGTAATCATttccaattttaatttgaattttctacTTCAATTACTTAAGCATATGAATTATTCTAAATTCGTTAATATtgtctttgatttttaaaataaataaaaaaattctatttgaaTTAAACTTTGCAAAGAACCATCTTATTTCCAACATTATGTTGACGAGTCCGACTTAAAGCGTGCAAATAAACATACACCAATTTATCCACGAGTAAATGTCTAACTCTTTGACTCTATTTggtttaaaagatgaaaattaaaaagaaagagggaaaTAATAGTAAGGAAAGTAAGTTTTCATCCTACTTTGCTTGgttaaaagtaaagaagatgataaccattttctatttttctttgtttggtttataaggagaaggaagagaatttaaaaattaattactttcatACTcctataattttgaatttcaaaaacttaaataacacttgaaatgttttaaagaaaaaaaatagtataaatactAATAgtgaaaagtgtttttttattctatcattcgattacacattaaaatgcataataagtttgttaaatttaatatattatagaaCTACCATACGTGTAAAACAAGCATTTGCAGAAGATTAATAATCGTTCTTAAAGAAATTAAGTAGATACTTCTAAAGTTCACCAGTCTTGGCACATGATGGACTTTTTATGCACcaaatttcttgtttttattattaataatctgGACTTATTTAAACTGCAAATAGCCTCTTAAGCATACAAATAGAGTGCTAAATTCTTCTAACAAGTGTCATTCAAGGTCCATTTGCTTCTCATTCTTACAAAATGACTTCAAATTCAGAGGCTCGCACTCATGAatgtcatttgaattttccttttatctttgaAGCTCTAAGATAAAAGGACTAATACACTTTTTGTGTGTTGGGGAGGAGGAGGGGGGGACGACAGGTACTGCAAATGGTAACTCAAAACTCAAAACCGGGTTTTAGACATGTGAGAATAATACAGAAAATAAGGTAAAGACTTGTGTAGTTCTCTGCAAACTTATAATTAGAAGCATCATTTCATTTAGTGGACCTTGGGATGATCTGATGATGAAAGGAGAGGgagcataaaaattaaattgaaagtcAAAGTAGAAAAGATTAAATTCGAAGTGTTACAGCATTATAAGACAACAACCAGCATTGTAAACTCTCAAATTCATgattgaaataaagaaaaaaggaatTAATGATAGGGTATCACCAAATGCAGCCCCTCAAATCAGACTCACCGAGGAAAAAGGAAACTAAAAATGggaataaagaaacaaaacaagtaaacaaaataaatgatacTACGCCTCACTTCCTATCTTCTCATGAATTTTGACTGATAATATGGAAAAGGAAGAAAGCTATTGCACAACTTTTACTATCCTTACTTGCACTGCACACCTGCTTCAGCAGCTCGACGGGGCGTGCTTTTGCGCCTGCTTCCATTATGCCTAAAACCATTGGCCTTTGTCAACTCATCAGTGGTGCTTGTTCCATTGCCAAtgctattttctttctcaactGAGTCTAATTTCTCTTTTACCTGTGAGTTTCGCTTTCTTTTCCTTCCATTTTCAGTTGCAGTGGGGCTTTTCATCTCTTTGTAAGCGGTTCCATTCTTAACATTGTCACTGTCGTCTTCTATTTTCTCTACCTCTTCTTCATCAAAGTCGTCCTTTAGCGGTTTTTGTGGCCTCCCTCTTCTCTTTTGCGTGGGAACTTTTTCATCCTCGCCACTCGCTGGATCCTCAAAATTGGCAACAGTTAGTTTTTTACCCTTTCCTCTACCTCTACCCATGGTTTTAAAATCCTTGGAAAATATGTGATCATGCAAACAAGGATatctgcaaaaaaaataaaaagatgggCACAATGGCACATACTATAATGTTCAATAGAGGTACAATAGGATTCTTAATCAGCTCAAATTTAGTCAGGTTGGAGTAGCTTCATTAGGAGAGATAGAGGTAAAGTCATTTATCCAACAAACATATGCATAAAGAGGTAAAGTCATGACTAAAAAAGGCTTGCGCAAACTCAAGCTTAAAAGCCTCCAGAGCATTAACTAAAAAATGAATATCTGATCCGAAATAATACAGTCtcccattttattttatctagaaAGAAAAAGACTTTTCCTACCCAATTGTTCTTGCACTTGCACACTTCTATTCACCTAGAGCAAACCAGTAAACTGTATTTACAGGGTTTGATATTTCAGAGAAACAATCCAAAATTCCAAATGCAAAATACTCCATTTTTTTAGCACTATAGAGTATAGAACAAAACTTCTGATTGGTCTTTAAAAAAGCTGAAAGCCAGGTAAAAGCGATGCATCTTCccaaaaactatttaaaaaaaaaagaaaaaaagattaggGTATATAAGAACACAACAAGAGAAAATGACAGTTCAATGAAATTGTAAATCAATTGAGAAATAATGAACAAAATTAGTTTCTAATCTTGAACATAAAGAATCTGCAGAAGATTCATAATAAACCATGAAAGTAATAAGCTTGTAATAGgaaagaaatgataacaatCGAAATCCACAAAATTTTCACCTTAAACTTTCGAACCCCATAAATCGAAAAGCACTAAAAACAAAACCGGGCAAAAGAAACGCATATTTCAATCCAAAATTCAGCTAAAATAAGAacagaaaatagaaagaaataacaaaaaatatatatgtaaatactAACCAGAAATGAggatacaaggattggcatatCCAGCATGAGACTCAAGGAATGGAATCTGCTAAAGCCCTCAAAAGAAGAACTCTAGAATAAGCAACAACCAGAGAGTTATTATCTATTGAGAAGCAAGTAGATTCGAATAGTAAAAAgctcaaaaacataaaagatttcaaaagggtagaagaaaaataaaaacacaaagcACTATGatctgaagatgaagaagaaataaGCAATACCCAGATGATGAAacattgagattgagtaaattAATAAAGAATTGGGCTTTAGAGAGTTTAAGCTTCAATGAAAGAGTGTGGCTTGTGAGAAACAACGGGCCAAATGAAACAGGCGAAGTAgggatagaaagaaagaaagaggagCGTTGTGTTTAATAGATATTTGTTTGTCTATTGGTTCTTGACTCTGTGACTCTGTACACTGAggtgtattatttatttattttatgcttaTATCCGTCAGTGTAAAGCGTGAACAAAATTAAATCCCCAGGGCCACTTTGGTAATTTGAAACCAAAGTgcttatttagataaaaaaaaaaccgtgTACCATGTAACAGCTACATAGTAATTTAACCGCTAGTGCTTGTGTTCCGTGCTTACGTGTGTTGGGGTCTATATAGCTTAAGTTGAGTCATGAATGCATGTCGAACTCCGAAATGCAGATTGCAGGGTATCGTATCTGTAGTGTAAAGTGTCTCCCAACAACGATAACTGAAACCTAGGTAATTGGAAAATGGGACATTCCCTACAAACAATTAGCTACTACTGTGTGACGCGAGCCATTGCTATTAGGGACATAGATTATTGCATTACATCATCGATAGCAATGTGATGTAAGTGGAATTGAGAGTGTTTATGCGACTTGTTTATTCTAATGgtaacaaaaaaacattatggGAATTTGTAAAGCGTATTTCCATTTTGGAATTAGATTTGTGGTCTCTATTCAATTTTGCTCCTCATAGGTGAtaagcaaaatcatttttaacaagTGACTGAATTGACATTACtttattcataatatatatacacgtcTTTACactatacaaaattaaattattaatatgatgtggcgatataataaattatttaggttataaaaaaatattcagacTGCATGTGTGCATATTTGCTAATTATATATGTGAAGATTTAAATGGTATGGGTGCAGAAAATTGTAAGAATGACAATAGAGACGACAAATGAGATGAAAatgtaaatttgattttttcaaCTCAAACGTTAGCTGGAGTTTTGGGctgatgaatatgaattattaccCAACCAAGTGAGGATCTTAGGGCACACTgacgttatatatatatatatatatatataattcactaaGGGAATATTTGTTTTAcaggtagatttttttttaatactggaaatacaagagagaaaaaatccCGTATTTATCACAAAGtaataaattaactaattcTGGATATATATTTTACCACATAATATTGAAGCTCTCATAATAGTTACTTACTACGAAGAGACTTTCTTCTCGTGCCTTAGTATAACTCATTCTCTCTCATTCtcccttgcttttttttttttttaatctcatggATGGTTCCAATCACCgatcttttctctcatttttctaatttcccCCCAATAAAGCTTAAAAAATCCAACCTCACATTCTcgttgtataaaataaaatacattttaattattagaataaAGTGATTATGTTATATATCTTACAAGATATGAAATCTGATAATAATaggctaaataataataaatcataagtAAATCTTATACACGAATTTTCCTAACTTTgtactattttttgtttgtgtgtgcgtgtgtgtggttgaatacaaaaataaaacaccCAGTTCAAAATCtgttatttttaggttaaatgGACTGTTTGAAGACAAGTTCACCATTGTTTTTGGACCAATAAATCGGCCCACTTGTTTAACTATGGCCGTAATTCAGTCacgatttaaataataaaaatatggtaTTTTTATTAGCTCGGTAGAAGTAATAAATAAGCTTTGAAAGCATTACTTTATgtctttttaattctttcatTACCTTTTCAGAATTGATGTTAGCCAAACTAATACCTAAttacaaatacaaaatcatgGGTTGATCAAATGATACGATATAGCAGGATCCTTGTTCCTCATTGTTTTGTTGGGCTCCTAAACTAAGCTACAAAAATGTAGTTATAGATTATTGTAAATAACACAGACACAAAAAgagaccttttttttttgtgtgtatatTTTTACTTTGCTCAATAACAGATACTAAAAAGAGACCATTCTATGTGCAAATGTGAACAAagtaaatataacattttacaGTATTTGGATAATTAATTGGCTATTTGTTTAGTTGAAATAATCAACTAACCAATGCTGATTTAATTAAAGCAAGATTATTTTTACTTGATAAGAaacatcaaattttattcttaacaGGGGCgagccataaaaaaaaaatcatctaacaattatatttcattattttttatacaatttttctttataatttaatgttccaatatgttaaatatttacattaataaACCACCGGAACACAAAACATCTTTTTTATAtgtcatggaaataaattaatgattgagtttatattaattttcaacaattttcttttcaatgtacactaataaataatcaataaatattttttctttcattttattacaAAGTAGTATTTGTTACTAAgatattaaatatcatatttaaaaattccTTTCTTGTGATGTTTCTCTCTTTCAACTTTTGACTCTTGTCAATTTTGCAGGCTCATGCAACTCACTActaatattatgtatttttttaaaattataataatcttCAATCAATCAAATAACCTTGGTTATacgagatttaaaaaataaggattctttcaacagtaaaaaataaagtttaacaaTGAGgtattaacaaaagaaaaaaaactaattatataataactaaaatttgatgagatataatatttagataaaaatttctttaaaaaataaaattactattgattttataatttaaaaaagttgggataaaaattaattatataataactaaaatttgataaaatataatattgagataagatttcttttaaaaaaataagattaccATGTATTTTATAATCTAAGAAGAAGTttagagataaaaattaattatatgatgaaattataataaaatataatattcagtttcaaataattttttttttactattaaagcAATATAgttcaattgattaaaaaaagtatgtGTGAGTGTTACAAATCTTTtagtattgttttttatttttactgataaaagaaatcatattttatattgaataaaaattagattttttataataaataaataataatctatttttaattggaaaaaaaatcaaagaaaccAAGTTTCCGTCCTTTCCGATAGATATGTACttatattaaatactttaaaagtaaaattttatcatttataataattatatttaactcCAATAGAATTGTATTTGGTGAAAATTATacgtataatatatttttttttataacaatcaaCATCTTTATTTCGAAAGTTCAAGAACAAAGACGATTAGAATCAGagggaagaagagaaagaattGAAGCACTCAAGTCAaacttcattttcaaaattttgaaatagtCAGGCAGAAAAGTGTTCTTAAgtagaataaaaagaaatgcaTGTGAAGCAATGAATCAAATGCAGATAAAGGCcatcaacaattaaaataagagaggaaaaaaTGGAAGGAAAATGAATGGAACAAAGACTAGACACGTGACTAAGCCGAATTATTGTTTTACTAAATGTTAAGAAATCCTACATTTGCATTTCCGGTTATAATTGTGTCTAATATCTCTGACATGTTCCCAAACTTATTGAATTTTAGAAATGCAATTGTTACCTAAGGACTCCAGACAATATCAGAAAACATAATGTTAACAGACATTCAGAAGGTCTTGTAAAGAAGGTACATCCACATCTTATAATTAAGAAAGTGTAGTTAAGTTCACACGCTTGTTTGGCTTTTGGATGTCAGCAAAGGCATTCTAGTCCTTACCTTAATCCCATGTTATATCTTAATTTCTGGCCCTAATATAAAATTTCCATTCAAGCTTTTGATTACTTATCCggaacaagaataaaaataaaagccagAACAAAAACAAAGGAAATGAAGCGGAGAAAGCATCAAGCAATTCAGGGACGTCATTACTGCAAGAGCAGATGATTTGCCAAAAATTTcgttttgcttttaagttgagttattttttttttcttttatcatgcgtgagagtatttattaatttatcaatgaataatttcttttaaaaattatatttaatcatttttataatttttttttctgtttaagAATTCTAAGTGTAATTTCACTTTGATCATCCACATATTAGAtcacattaaattatttaaaattacattaaaataaaaattattgtatttgttATTAAATCTTTACAAATTTTATCGTGTGATTCTTTTCCTAAATTCATACGTGTTTTCAGCAGGTCTTTTTGTAATCGATTTGTCTAAAAATGTGTACTCATGTTTGTCTACCTAGGCAAACATTTGATGACATTGTCATCTTGCTTCTTTGTCTAGGCGTTATCCAAGTTAGCTCAAGTGTGATGAAACATTTATtcttatgtaaaaattaaatttgaataacttttgtgttcaataaaaacaatttagaaCACTAATATcctaataaatattgttttaccTCAAATTTGCAAATGCTTACTGTATACACCAAGTTATGCAAAGTTTTTGTagtttcattcttctttttttttttctgttataaCTTGATGCGTTTTTTGCTTGAACTAATCAAATTCAATTCgataaaataaaactagcaaTTAAACTAGAACAATCTCAATTCACATCGACAGTGTTTATAATTCCATTCTTGGACATATGTACCCACCCTGACATATAGCAGTATCATTTTGTCCTAATCATTCCAATTTCATATGCTCAAATAAACCAAAAGCACCAACAGATAAAAAACCAGTTTATCAAAACATAAGAATCGTGGAATATTTGTCCACGACAAAGACACCTGAAAGCCTTCCATAATACAAAGCAACATCAACTTGAGTCTTTCAGTTATCACAAATGGACACATGTCTAGCTATATGCTTTCAAAAGAGTGGAAAACATCGATCAACCTATAGCTACAGCATTTGTTTTGATTCTTGCATCAAACGAATTTATCCCAGTTGCATCTTCAACTtcaagatttaaattaatttgaaaaccaAAGCCATTTGATTGGATCAAAAGTTTCGATAGGTTTTTAATACTTAGTAACTTTAATTTGATGATCCCTTTTACCCAGCCTGAATACATGCCCCAAGTTTTATATGTCACGATA of the Glycine max cultivar Williams 82 chromosome 13, Glycine_max_v4.0, whole genome shotgun sequence genome contains:
- the LOC100499786 gene encoding uncharacterized protein LOC100499786 encodes the protein MGRGRGKGKKLTVANFEDPASGEDEKVPTQKRRGRPQKPLKDDFDEEEVEKIEDDSDNVKNGTAYKEMKSPTATENGRKRKRNSQVKEKLDSVEKENSIGNGTSTTDELTKANGFRHNGSRRKSTPRRAAEAGVQCK